A genomic stretch from Candidatus Rokuibacteriota bacterium includes:
- a CDS encoding branched-chain amino acid ABC transporter permease produces MRIQRVPWALLVFAAAFFVPAAGSRYYTFLANDVVIWALFATSLNLLVGYTGLVSFGHAAYFGIGAYTTGILMKKVGVSFLLAFPAAGVLAALFALVFGFFCVRLTRIYFAMLTLAFAQIVWAICFKWNEVTGGEQGMPEIPYPDFGWLERVAAWLPFVGGYRTSDYFYFLTLVLVAGCLWLLRRVVGSPFGRMLTTIRENPERAEFIGVNVRRYELAAFVVAGTFAGLAGGLFGIFNRGVFPDFAYWTKSSEVLIMTLLGGMGTFIGPALGALVLIWLNQQIVSYTQYWPLILGTILIVLLFVFPGGIAGALESAGRRLRRRRQVA; encoded by the coding sequence ATGAGGATCCAACGCGTTCCGTGGGCGCTCCTCGTCTTCGCGGCGGCGTTCTTCGTGCCGGCGGCGGGCTCGCGCTACTACACCTTCCTCGCCAACGACGTCGTCATCTGGGCGCTCTTCGCCACGAGTCTCAACCTGCTGGTCGGCTACACCGGGCTCGTGTCCTTCGGCCACGCCGCCTACTTCGGCATCGGCGCCTACACGACCGGCATCCTCATGAAGAAGGTGGGCGTGTCGTTCCTCCTGGCCTTTCCCGCCGCCGGCGTCCTCGCCGCGCTCTTCGCCCTCGTCTTCGGCTTCTTCTGCGTGCGCCTCACGCGGATCTACTTCGCCATGCTGACGCTCGCCTTCGCCCAGATCGTCTGGGCGATCTGCTTCAAGTGGAACGAGGTGACGGGCGGCGAGCAGGGCATGCCGGAGATCCCCTACCCGGACTTCGGCTGGCTGGAGCGGGTGGCGGCGTGGCTCCCCTTCGTGGGCGGCTACCGGACGTCGGATTACTTCTATTTCCTCACCCTCGTCCTCGTCGCCGGGTGCCTCTGGCTGCTCCGCCGCGTGGTGGGCTCGCCCTTCGGCCGCATGCTCACCACCATCCGCGAGAACCCGGAGCGCGCGGAGTTCATCGGCGTCAACGTGCGCCGCTACGAGCTGGCGGCCTTCGTCGTCGCGGGCACCTTCGCGGGGCTCGCGGGCGGGCTCTTCGGCATCTTCAACCGGGGCGTCTTCCCCGACTTCGCGTACTGGACCAAGTCCTCCGAGGTGCTGATCATGACGCTCTTGGGCGGCATGGGCACCTTCATCGGCCCGGCGCTGGGCGCCCTCGTCCTCATCTGGCTCAACCAGCAGATCGTCTCCTACACGCAGTACTGGCCGCTCATTCTCGGCACCATCCTCATCGTGCTGCTCTTCGTCTTCCCCGGCGGGATCGCGGGCGCGCTGGAGTCGGCGGGGCGCCGGCTCCGGCGGAGGCGCCAGGTTGCTTGA
- a CDS encoding ABC transporter ATP-binding protein, giving the protein MLDVRDLRKSFDGFQAVAGVSFSVPRGSISAIIGPNGAGKTTLFNLITGHLRPDSGSVSFKSREITGIAPHDLCRLGMGRSFQRTNIFPRLTVFQNIQAAFLCHRGRGWNLLAPVDRFYRDETEALLVSVGLLDKAGEVAGFLSHGNQKQLELGITLALEPEILLLDEPTAGMSAQETRESIRLIERIARERGLTLLFTEHDMEVVFAIAHRITVLHQGEVIADGTPEEVRRHPEVRRVYLGERR; this is encoded by the coding sequence TTGCTTGACGTCCGCGATCTCCGCAAGAGCTTCGACGGCTTCCAGGCCGTCGCCGGGGTCAGCTTCAGCGTCCCTCGCGGATCGATCAGCGCCATCATCGGGCCCAACGGCGCGGGCAAGACCACGCTCTTCAACCTCATCACCGGCCACCTCCGGCCCGACTCGGGCAGCGTCAGCTTCAAGAGCCGCGAAATCACCGGCATCGCGCCGCACGACCTCTGCCGCCTGGGCATGGGCCGCTCCTTCCAGCGCACCAATATCTTCCCGCGGCTCACGGTGTTCCAGAACATCCAGGCGGCGTTCCTCTGCCACCGCGGGCGCGGCTGGAACCTCCTGGCGCCGGTGGACCGCTTCTACCGCGACGAGACCGAGGCGCTGCTCGTCTCGGTGGGGCTCCTCGACAAGGCCGGGGAAGTCGCGGGCTTCCTCTCCCACGGCAACCAGAAGCAGCTCGAGCTCGGCATCACGCTGGCGCTCGAGCCCGAGATCCTCCTCCTCGACGAGCCGACGGCGGGCATGTCGGCCCAGGAGACGCGCGAGTCCATCCGGCTCATTGAGCGCATCGCGCGCGAGCGCGGGCTGACGCTCCTCTTCACCGAGCACGACATGGAGGTGGTCTTCGCCATCGCCCACCGCATCACCGTGCTCCACCAGGGCGAGGTCATCGCCGACGGCACGCCAGAAGAGGTCCGGCGGCACCCGGAAGTCCGCCGCGTGTACCTGGGGGAGCGGCGGTGA
- a CDS encoding ABC transporter ATP-binding protein, whose translation MTGAPVLAVEEVFTSYGLSQVLFGVSLEVAAGECVCLLGRNGVGKTTTIRSVMGLTPPREGRVVWKGRDIAGRQPYEIAGLGIGFVPEDRRIFADLTVWENLDVAARSRSGTSAWTLERVFDLFPQLRELGDRQGGFLSGGEQQMLTIARTLMGNPELLLLDEPSEGLAPLVVDHLKEQIGRLKQDGLTILLAEQNVDFCLDLADRVYVLEKGRIRYEGTAASFRQDESVRAQYLAL comes from the coding sequence GTGACAGGCGCGCCGGTCCTGGCGGTCGAGGAGGTCTTTACTTCCTACGGCCTGTCGCAGGTCCTCTTCGGTGTCTCGCTGGAAGTGGCGGCGGGCGAGTGCGTGTGCCTCCTCGGCAGGAACGGCGTCGGCAAGACGACGACCATCCGGAGCGTCATGGGGCTGACCCCGCCGCGCGAGGGGCGCGTGGTGTGGAAGGGACGGGACATCGCGGGCCGCCAGCCCTACGAGATCGCCGGCCTCGGCATCGGCTTCGTGCCAGAAGATCGGCGCATCTTCGCCGATCTCACCGTGTGGGAGAACCTCGACGTCGCCGCGCGCAGCCGGAGCGGGACATCGGCGTGGACCCTCGAGCGCGTCTTCGACCTCTTCCCCCAGCTCCGTGAGCTGGGGGACCGGCAGGGCGGCTTCCTCTCCGGGGGCGAGCAGCAGATGCTGACGATCGCGCGCACGCTCATGGGCAACCCCGAGCTGCTGCTCCTCGACGAGCCCTCCGAGGGCCTGGCGCCGCTCGTCGTGGACCACCTCAAGGAGCAGATCGGCCGCCTCAAGCAGGACGGCCTGACCATCCTCCTCGCCGAGCAGAACGTGGACTTCTGCCTCGACCTGGCCGACCGCGTCTACGTGCTCGAGAAGGGCCGCATCCGCTACGAAGGCACCGCCGCTTCATTCCGCCAAGACGAGTCCGTCCGGGCCCAATACCTCGCGCTCTGA
- a CDS encoding phytoene/squalene synthase family protein has product MVGGDPTSALLKSVSRSFYLSLAVLPAAVRPAIGLAYLLARTADTIADTRLIDRHQRIIHLLALRDELDVPEPGRVEAMADATRGVQSLAAERALLERLPECLAAYRALLADDRRQVRRVLETIVLGMTEDLARFPGEDEGGLAALETRAELDRYTYLVAGCVGEFWTEVHVAHRPRLRHWDLEKMTALGVRFGKALQLTNVLRDIPRDLRQGRCYLPRHDLALLGLEPQDLLDPKTGPALRPLLVELLNVALDHYEAGWQYTFAIPKRETRMRLACAWPLLIGLRTLDLLAQAPNWLDPNVVLKVPRIRVYGMMAQSVATVWSTRALARKARQLRERIRL; this is encoded by the coding sequence GTGGTCGGAGGCGACCCGACCTCCGCTCTGCTCAAAAGCGTCAGCCGCTCCTTCTACCTCTCGCTCGCCGTCCTGCCCGCCGCCGTCAGGCCCGCGATCGGGCTGGCCTATCTCCTGGCGCGCACCGCCGACACCATCGCCGACACCCGGCTCATCGACCGCCACCAGCGCATCATCCACCTGCTGGCGCTGCGCGACGAGCTCGACGTGCCCGAGCCCGGCCGCGTCGAAGCCATGGCCGACGCCACGCGAGGCGTCCAGTCGCTCGCGGCGGAGCGCGCGCTGCTCGAGCGCCTGCCCGAGTGCCTGGCAGCCTACCGGGCGCTCCTCGCCGACGACCGCCGGCAGGTGCGCCGCGTCCTCGAGACCATCGTCCTAGGCATGACGGAGGACCTCGCGCGCTTCCCCGGCGAGGACGAGGGCGGGCTCGCCGCGCTCGAGACGCGCGCGGAGCTCGACCGCTACACCTATCTGGTCGCGGGCTGCGTCGGTGAGTTCTGGACCGAGGTGCACGTGGCCCACCGGCCGCGGCTCAGGCACTGGGACCTCGAGAAGATGACCGCGCTCGGGGTCCGCTTCGGCAAGGCGCTCCAGCTGACCAACGTGCTGCGCGACATCCCGCGTGACCTGCGCCAGGGCCGCTGCTACCTCCCCCGCCACGACCTGGCCCTCCTCGGCCTCGAGCCCCAGGACCTGCTCGACCCCAAGACGGGACCGGCCCTCCGGCCGCTTCTCGTCGAGCTGCTCAACGTGGCGCTCGACCACTACGAGGCCGGCTGGCAGTACACCTTCGCCATCCCCAAGCGCGAGACGCGCATGCGGCTGGCCTGCGCGTGGCCGCTCCTGATCGGCCTGCGCACGCTCGATCTGCTCGCGCAGGCGCCCAACTGGCTCGACCCGAACGTCGTCCTCAAGGTGCCGCGCATCCGCGTCTACGGCATGATGGCGCAGTCGGTGGCGACGGTCTGGTCCACGCGCGCGCTCGCCCGCAAGGCCCGCCAGCTCCGCGAGCGGATCCGGCTGTGA
- a CDS encoding PhzF family phenazine biosynthesis protein has translation MIPILQVDAFTERPFGGNPAAVVLDAQGLSDRQMQAIATEMRVAGTACLTPATAEGAQWRLRWFTPTREIAYSGHTTLAAVHALIEAGRLRNDHVVFETQAGHLGASVVAGKARRLIWLEPQVGALHPFTGQLTHIREALGLPAAAGWANPVTTPDHDLLIPVAGLDVLRALTPNMAALAEVATHAGVRGVCVVSRETIDKGSATHCRFFAPHFGIPEDIVTGSVHSSIGVWLLEAGLLHADGTLAAFTAEQGDGMGRPGRLRVELQVHDGAVARVRVGGSAVTVLAGSIAVPDA, from the coding sequence GTGATCCCCATCCTGCAGGTGGACGCCTTCACCGAGCGCCCCTTCGGCGGCAACCCCGCCGCCGTGGTCCTCGACGCGCAGGGGCTCTCCGACCGCCAGATGCAGGCGATCGCCACGGAGATGCGCGTCGCCGGCACGGCGTGCCTCACGCCGGCCACCGCCGAGGGCGCCCAGTGGCGCCTCCGATGGTTCACGCCGACCCGCGAGATCGCCTACTCGGGCCATACGACGCTGGCGGCCGTCCACGCCCTCATCGAAGCGGGGAGGCTCCGCAACGACCACGTCGTCTTCGAGACACAGGCGGGGCACTTGGGCGCAAGCGTGGTCGCGGGCAAGGCGCGCCGGCTCATCTGGCTCGAGCCCCAGGTGGGCGCGCTCCATCCCTTCACCGGCCAGCTCACTCATATTCGGGAGGCGCTCGGGCTTCCCGCGGCCGCAGGCTGGGCAAACCCGGTGACGACGCCCGACCACGACCTCCTCATCCCCGTCGCTGGGCTCGACGTCCTGCGAGCGCTCACGCCGAACATGGCGGCGCTCGCCGAGGTCGCGACCCACGCCGGCGTTCGCGGCGTCTGCGTCGTGTCGCGCGAAACGATAGACAAAGGCTCGGCGACGCACTGCCGCTTCTTCGCTCCCCACTTCGGCATTCCCGAGGACATCGTCACGGGCTCCGTCCACTCCTCGATCGGCGTCTGGCTCCTCGAGGCGGGGCTCCTGCATGCCGATGGCACGCTCGCGGCTTTCACGGCCGAGCAGGGCGACGGCATGGGCCGCCCGGGCAGACTGCGCGTGGAGCTCCAGGTGCATGACGGCGCCGTCGCCCGCGTGCGCGTCGGCGGCTCGGCCGTGACCGTGCTGGCGGGCAGCATCGCCGTCCCGGACGCGTGA
- a CDS encoding DUF429 domain-containing protein has protein sequence MRFLGVDLAWKDGNPSGVALLGGQRFPLHLREIPHTLPRHADVLGWIARHVAHHRASVGIDAPLLGLGHGRRDCEDEIARSFGSFDASTHSTPSYPGLEEFAHELTASHGIDAMGPDVEPAAGRPAIREVYPNAFQVLLFDLKRGMKIVKYKKRKFGPNARWASEGLGPFVRRTAQVIGGRYVINSDPAWLALVAENPRPGMSGAQLKSIEDRWDAVLCAVAVAFESLAPRSMRFYPDGPSAWRRGYILAPVLPTRR, from the coding sequence GTGAGGTTCCTCGGGGTCGATCTCGCCTGGAAGGACGGCAATCCTTCGGGCGTGGCCCTCCTGGGCGGGCAGCGCTTCCCGCTCCATCTGCGGGAGATCCCCCACACGCTTCCGCGCCACGCCGACGTCCTCGGCTGGATTGCCCGCCACGTGGCGCACCACCGCGCTTCGGTCGGCATCGACGCGCCGCTCCTCGGGCTCGGGCACGGCAGGCGAGACTGCGAGGACGAGATCGCTCGAAGTTTCGGATCCTTCGACGCGTCCACCCACAGCACCCCGAGTTACCCCGGCCTGGAGGAGTTCGCGCACGAGCTGACGGCCTCCCATGGCATCGACGCGATGGGGCCAGACGTCGAGCCTGCAGCCGGGCGTCCAGCCATCCGCGAGGTCTATCCGAATGCCTTCCAGGTGCTCCTCTTCGATCTGAAACGTGGGATGAAGATCGTCAAGTACAAGAAGCGAAAGTTCGGTCCCAATGCGAGGTGGGCCTCTGAGGGACTGGGGCCATTCGTCCGGCGCACGGCCCAAGTCATCGGTGGACGCTACGTAATCAACTCGGATCCCGCTTGGCTCGCCCTGGTCGCGGAGAACCCAAGACCGGGAATGAGCGGCGCCCAACTCAAATCCATCGAGGATCGGTGGGACGCGGTGCTGTGTGCTGTGGCCGTGGCCTTCGAGTCCCTGGCTCCCCGCTCGATGCGCTTCTACCCCGACGGCCCCTCGGCCTGGCGGCGCGGGTACATCCTGGCCCCGGTCCTACCGACCCGACGGTAG
- a CDS encoding tetratricopeptide repeat protein — MARPRRMPPPRPAAREADPRAAEWLVVIAVASLVWIAFLPALRGGFLPWDDESNLVTNRAWRGLGWSQLGWMLTTFHKGHWIPVTWLSFGADYFLWGMEPKGYHLTNVLLHAANAGLVCLLGMRLLAETGARGAARLAGAAAAALFFALHPLRVESVAWVTERRDVLSAFFFLLAALSYLRAACHEPACHEPAWRTRAYWLSLGAFALSLGSKSMAVSLPVILLVLDVYPLRRWKNAWRTRVLEKVPFALLSLLASAVAMVAVRAGGSVSSLADLGVAQRLAISAYSLVFYLWKTLLPIGLSPLYELPVGFDPFGPGYLLSAVLVVAITSAAVSLRKRWPWLLAAWTAYVVMLLPVVGIVHNGPQVTADRYTYLPCLPVALLAGETVVLLWRWAWAAAASAGALLGLAVLAAFQIDVWRDAESLWTRALAVSPSAIAHGSLGVVFDERGRHEDAIAQFSEALQINPGLAHAQNNWGIALARQGKWQEAVQHYEDALRLSPGYSEAHLNLAAALQRLGRYADAQRHVDAARSTSLPSGR, encoded by the coding sequence ATGGCCAGGCCCCGCCGGATGCCGCCTCCGCGCCCGGCGGCCCGTGAGGCCGATCCGCGCGCGGCCGAGTGGCTCGTCGTCATCGCGGTCGCGTCTTTGGTCTGGATCGCCTTCCTCCCCGCGCTCCGCGGCGGCTTCCTCCCCTGGGATGACGAGTCCAATCTCGTCACCAACCGCGCCTGGAGGGGCCTTGGCTGGTCGCAGCTCGGCTGGATGCTGACGACCTTCCACAAGGGGCACTGGATCCCGGTGACGTGGCTGTCCTTCGGCGCCGACTATTTCCTGTGGGGCATGGAGCCCAAGGGCTATCACCTGACGAACGTCCTGCTCCACGCCGCCAACGCGGGACTCGTCTGCCTCCTGGGCATGCGCCTCCTCGCGGAGACGGGCGCTCGCGGCGCGGCTCGGCTGGCGGGCGCCGCGGCTGCGGCCCTCTTCTTCGCGCTCCACCCGCTGCGAGTCGAGTCGGTCGCCTGGGTGACCGAGCGGCGGGATGTGCTGTCGGCCTTCTTCTTCCTCCTGGCCGCGCTCAGCTATCTGCGGGCCGCCTGCCATGAGCCCGCCTGCCATGAGCCCGCCTGGAGGACCCGTGCGTACTGGCTCTCCCTCGGAGCCTTCGCGCTCTCGCTCGGATCCAAGTCCATGGCGGTCAGCCTGCCGGTGATCTTGCTGGTCCTCGACGTGTATCCACTCCGTCGTTGGAAGAACGCGTGGCGCACGCGGGTCCTCGAAAAGGTCCCGTTCGCCCTCCTGAGCCTGCTCGCGAGCGCCGTCGCCATGGTTGCCGTGCGGGCGGGAGGCAGCGTCAGCAGCCTGGCCGATCTCGGCGTGGCACAGCGGCTCGCCATCTCGGCCTACTCGCTCGTGTTCTACCTCTGGAAGACGCTTCTGCCCATCGGCCTTTCCCCGCTGTACGAGCTGCCCGTGGGCTTCGATCCGTTCGGGCCCGGCTACCTTCTGAGCGCCGTTCTCGTTGTCGCGATCACGTCTGCCGCCGTCTCTCTGCGCAAGCGCTGGCCCTGGCTGCTCGCTGCGTGGACCGCCTACGTGGTGATGCTTCTTCCCGTGGTTGGCATCGTCCACAACGGGCCTCAGGTCACAGCCGACCGGTACACCTATCTGCCGTGCCTGCCGGTTGCGCTGCTGGCGGGAGAAACCGTAGTGCTGCTGTGGCGATGGGCGTGGGCTGCCGCGGCTTCGGCCGGCGCGCTCCTGGGCTTGGCGGTCCTCGCGGCCTTCCAGATCGACGTGTGGCGCGACGCGGAGTCCCTCTGGACCCGCGCCTTGGCCGTCTCGCCCTCCGCCATAGCCCATGGGAGCCTCGGTGTCGTGTTCGACGAGCGGGGCCGGCACGAGGACGCCATCGCGCAGTTCAGCGAAGCGCTCCAGATCAACCCAGGGCTCGCCCACGCCCAGAACAACTGGGGCATCGCGCTGGCCCGTCAGGGCAAGTGGCAGGAGGCGGTGCAGCATTACGAAGACGCGCTCCGGCTCAGCCCCGGCTACTCGGAGGCGCATCTGAACTTGGCCGCGGCTCTCCAGCGCCTCGGCCGCTATGCCGATGCGCAGCGGCACGTGGACGCGGCGCGCTCGACCTCGCTACCGTCGGGTCGGTAG
- a CDS encoding M23 family metallopeptidase, translated as MAVLVAALVAGPVWAAVKVTVTPSVVRQGDVALIVVTGAASALEMDGSLAGRPLFFFPYADGYAALIGIDLEAKPGKTPWRLGFVDGTGAPRKAAGAITVKARKFPVQRLSLPKSMVDLSRDDERRANAEAARLRTLFDTIGPERLWRGRFTKPVASDAKAEGFGSRRIINGKPRSPHSGADFSAPAGTPVVASGRGRVALVVEFFFGGRLVALDHGEGLYTLYMHLERADVAEGVLVERGSIIGAVGSTGRATGPHLHWSAQVRSARIDPDALLKLPVRD; from the coding sequence GTGGCCGTTCTGGTTGCTGCGCTGGTGGCGGGGCCGGTTTGGGCGGCGGTGAAGGTGACGGTGACGCCGTCGGTGGTGCGGCAGGGCGACGTCGCGCTGATCGTGGTGACGGGCGCGGCGAGCGCGCTGGAAATGGACGGCAGCCTGGCGGGCCGTCCGCTCTTCTTCTTCCCCTACGCCGACGGGTATGCGGCGCTCATCGGCATCGATCTCGAGGCCAAGCCCGGCAAGACGCCGTGGCGTCTCGGATTCGTGGACGGCACGGGCGCGCCGCGCAAGGCCGCGGGCGCGATCACGGTCAAGGCGCGGAAGTTCCCCGTCCAGCGCTTGAGCCTGCCCAAGTCCATGGTCGATCTCTCTCGGGACGACGAGCGCCGGGCGAACGCGGAAGCGGCGAGGCTCCGCACGCTCTTCGACACGATCGGCCCGGAACGGCTCTGGCGCGGCCGCTTCACCAAGCCCGTCGCCTCCGACGCCAAAGCCGAGGGCTTCGGCTCGCGCCGCATCATCAACGGGAAGCCCCGCTCGCCCCACTCGGGCGCGGACTTCTCCGCTCCAGCCGGGACGCCCGTCGTGGCCTCGGGCCGCGGGCGCGTCGCCCTCGTGGTCGAGTTCTTCTTCGGGGGCCGGCTCGTGGCGCTCGACCACGGCGAGGGACTGTACACGCTCTACATGCACCTCGAGCGGGCGGACGTGGCCGAGGGCGTCCTCGTCGAGCGCGGCTCGATCATCGGGGCGGTAGGGAGCACGGGCCGCGCCACCGGGCCTCATCTGCACTGGTCCGCCCAGGTCCGCAGCGCCCGCATCGACCCCGACGCCCTCCTCAAGCTGCCCGTCAGGGACTGA
- a CDS encoding PAC2 family protein — translation MPSTDHLVMFEEPDGLRQPILIMAFSGWNDAAESATTAARFLGQIWPSRPLASIDPEEFYHFGLSRPYVRFKSDSRNEREIVWPSTDFSISRLPSVDRDLIVGVAIEPHLKWRTYCGAVLELARRSRASLVLTLGALLAEVPHTRPVKLVGGAHDPELAAVLGIRPSRYEGPTGIIGVLNTLCREEGVPAASLWANVPHYVSGVENPKAALALVRRVLTLLGTEADLSDLVEATRQFEGNLDEVVGQNAKIAEYVKMLERKLPEDEEAERPVPGSGDELPPSADLVAEIEQFLRQQRPESS, via the coding sequence ATGCCGTCGACCGATCACTTGGTCATGTTCGAGGAGCCGGACGGGCTCCGTCAGCCCATCCTGATCATGGCGTTCTCCGGGTGGAACGACGCTGCGGAGTCCGCGACGACCGCCGCGCGCTTCCTGGGGCAGATCTGGCCCTCGCGACCGCTGGCCAGCATCGATCCTGAGGAGTTCTATCACTTCGGCCTGTCGCGGCCCTACGTGCGCTTCAAGTCGGACTCGCGAAACGAGCGGGAGATCGTCTGGCCATCCACCGATTTCTCCATCTCCCGCCTGCCCTCCGTCGACCGCGACCTCATCGTCGGGGTGGCCATCGAGCCGCACCTGAAGTGGCGCACCTACTGCGGCGCCGTGCTCGAGCTGGCGCGGCGCTCGCGCGCCTCCCTTGTCCTGACGTTGGGCGCGCTGCTGGCCGAAGTCCCGCACACCCGGCCGGTGAAGCTGGTGGGGGGCGCCCATGACCCCGAGCTCGCCGCCGTGCTCGGCATCCGCCCTTCGCGGTACGAGGGCCCGACGGGGATCATCGGCGTGCTCAACACTCTCTGCCGGGAGGAGGGTGTGCCGGCGGCCAGCCTCTGGGCCAATGTCCCCCATTACGTCTCCGGCGTCGAGAATCCGAAGGCGGCCCTGGCCCTCGTCCGGCGGGTCCTCACGCTCTTGGGCACGGAGGCCGACCTCTCGGACCTCGTCGAGGCCACTCGGCAGTTCGAGGGCAACCTCGACGAGGTCGTGGGACAGAACGCGAAGATCGCCGAGTACGTGAAGATGCTGGAGCGCAAGCTGCCCGAGGACGAGGAGGCGGAACGGCCGGTCCCCGGGTCGGGCGACGAGCTGCCGCCGTCGGCGGATCTCGTGGCGGAGATCGAGCAGTTCCTTCGCCAGCAGCGCCCCGAGTCGTCTTAG
- the ftsH gene encoding ATP-dependent zinc metalloprotease FtsH — protein sequence MKLPVKQKTQFSLVYLLIAVLVLSVVQSWLLAPRTVEIPMSKFLALVREGKVERVSVTDREIRGTLKPGALPAQQPGAGDKVRSLVGAEQAAPIFTTTRIPGIEDSALVKELEQNKVEFSGRVESTFWRDFLFGWIVPLVLMVGLWMFVMRRMGGGPTQALSFGRSKAKIYDRKELKTTFADVAGVDEAKAELIEVVDFLKNPKKYQRLGGRIPKGVLLVGSPGTGKTLLARAVAGEADVPFFFLSGSEFVEMFVGVGAARVRDLFEQAPEKAPCIVFIDELDAIGKTRSGTTGFAGGHDEREQTLNQLLAEMDGFDSSKGVIIMAATNRPEVLDAALLRAGRFDRQVVVDKPDVRGREAILHVHARNVILAPSVDLHVLAARTPGMAGADLANIINEAALLAARKGKDAVDMADLDEAVDRVIGGLERKSRVLSEKERDIVAHHEIGHALVASSLPQADPVHKVTIIPRGVGALGATYQLPLQDRYLLTRSELEDRIAVLLGGRVAEEVVYGEISTGAHNDLERATEMARLMVTQYGMSAQLGPMTFGGGQQAVFLRGSGLSQEREYSDETARAIDGETRAIIDKIYDRVRGLITDRKPVLLVAAAELKAKETLEGDRLRQLLAGDLVEERR from the coding sequence ATGAAACTCCCCGTGAAGCAGAAGACGCAGTTCTCGCTGGTTTATTTGCTCATCGCGGTGCTCGTGCTCTCCGTGGTGCAGAGCTGGCTCCTGGCGCCGCGGACGGTCGAGATCCCGATGAGCAAGTTCCTGGCGCTGGTGCGCGAGGGCAAGGTCGAACGGGTCTCCGTCACGGACCGCGAGATCCGGGGCACGCTCAAGCCCGGAGCGCTCCCGGCCCAGCAGCCCGGCGCCGGGGACAAGGTGCGCAGCCTGGTCGGCGCCGAGCAGGCCGCCCCCATCTTCACGACCACCCGCATCCCCGGGATCGAGGACAGCGCCCTCGTCAAGGAGCTCGAGCAGAACAAGGTCGAGTTCTCCGGGCGAGTGGAGAGCACGTTCTGGCGGGACTTCCTCTTCGGGTGGATCGTGCCGCTGGTGCTGATGGTCGGCCTCTGGATGTTCGTCATGCGGCGCATGGGCGGGGGGCCGACCCAGGCGCTGTCCTTCGGCCGCTCCAAGGCCAAGATCTACGACCGAAAGGAGCTCAAGACGACCTTCGCCGACGTCGCGGGAGTGGACGAGGCCAAGGCGGAGCTCATTGAGGTCGTGGACTTTCTCAAGAACCCCAAAAAGTACCAGCGGCTCGGCGGCCGGATCCCCAAGGGCGTGCTGCTCGTCGGCTCCCCGGGCACGGGCAAGACGCTCCTGGCCCGGGCCGTCGCAGGCGAGGCCGACGTGCCGTTCTTCTTCCTCTCCGGCTCGGAGTTCGTGGAGATGTTCGTCGGCGTGGGCGCCGCGCGCGTGCGCGACCTCTTCGAGCAGGCGCCGGAGAAGGCGCCGTGCATCGTCTTCATCGACGAGCTCGACGCCATCGGCAAGACGCGCTCCGGCACCACGGGTTTCGCCGGCGGCCACGACGAGCGCGAGCAGACGCTCAACCAGCTGCTGGCCGAGATGGATGGCTTCGACTCTTCCAAGGGCGTCATCATCATGGCGGCCACCAACCGCCCCGAGGTCCTCGACGCGGCCCTGCTCCGCGCGGGACGCTTCGATCGCCAGGTGGTCGTGGACAAGCCCGACGTCAGGGGGCGAGAGGCCATCCTGCATGTGCACGCGCGCAACGTCATCCTGGCGCCCTCCGTGGACCTCCACGTGCTGGCCGCGCGGACGCCGGGCATGGCGGGCGCTGATCTCGCCAACATCATCAACGAGGCGGCGCTCCTGGCCGCCCGCAAGGGCAAGGATGCCGTGGACATGGCCGACCTCGACGAGGCCGTCGATCGCGTGATCGGCGGCCTCGAGCGCAAGAGCCGGGTGCTGTCGGAGAAGGAGCGCGACATCGTCGCCCACCACGAGATCGGCCACGCGCTCGTCGCCTCCTCCCTGCCCCAGGCCGACCCGGTCCACAAGGTGACGATCATCCCACGTGGTGTCGGGGCTCTCGGCGCCACCTACCAGCTGCCGCTCCAGGACCGCTACCTCCTGACGCGGAGCGAGCTGGAAGACCGGATCGCGGTGCTCCTGGGCGGCCGGGTGGCGGAGGAAGTCGTTTACGGCGAAATCTCGACGGGCGCCCACAACGACCTCGAGCGCGCGACGGAGATGGCGCGACTCATGGTCACCCAGTACGGCATGTCGGCCCAGCTCGGCCCGATGACCTTCGGCGGCGGCCAGCAGGCCGTGTTCCTCAGGGGCTCGGGCCTGTCGCAGGAGCGCGAGTACAGCGACGAGACGGCGCGTGCCATCGACGGCGAGACCCGCGCCATCATCGACAAGATCTACGACCGCGTGCGCGGCCTCATCACGGACCGCAAGCCGGTGCTGCTGGTGGCGGCCGCGGAACTCAAAGCGAAGGAGACCCTCGAAGGCGACCGCCTGCGGCAGCTGCTGGCCGGCGACCTCGTAGAGGAGAGACGATGA